Proteins from a genomic interval of Natator depressus isolate rNatDep1 chromosome 20, rNatDep2.hap1, whole genome shotgun sequence:
- the MAP2K7 gene encoding dual specificity mitogen-activated protein kinase kinase 7 isoform X2, protein MAASSLEQKLSRLEAKLKQENREARRKIDLNLEISPARARPTLQLPLANDGSSRSSSSENSPQHQTHQPRPRHMLGLPQPPFPIPRSMESIEIDQKLQEIMKQTGYLTIGGQRYQAEINDLENLGEIGSGTCGQVWKMRFKKTGHIIAVKQMRRSGNKEENKRILMDLDVVLKSHDCPYIVQCFGTFITNTDVFIAMELMGTCAEKLKKRIQGPIPERILGKMTVAIVKALYYLKEKHGVIHRDVKPSNILLDERGQIKLCDFGISGRLVDSKAKTRSAGCAAYMAPERIDPPDPTKPDYDIRADVWSLGISLVELATGQFPYKNCKTDFEVLTKVLQEDPPLLPNNMGFSVDFQSFVKDCLTKDHRKRPKYNKLLEHNFIKRYETLEVDVASWFKDVMAKTESPRTSSILSQHHLPFFTR, encoded by the exons ccctgcagctccccctggcgAACGATGGCAGCAGCCGTTCCTCTTCTTCGGAGAACTCTCCCCAGCATCAAACGCACCAGCCGCGCCCCCGCCACAtgctgggcctgccccagccacCCTTCCCCATACCCAGGAGCATGGAGAG TATAGAGATAGATCAGAAGCTGCAGGAAATCATGAAGCAAACGGGTTACCTGACCATAGGAGGGCAG CGGTACCAAGCAGAGATCAATGACCTGGAGAACCTGGGCGAGATTGGCAGTGGGACGTGTGGTCAGGTGTGGAAGATGCGATTCAAGAAAACGGGACACATCATAGCCGTGAAG CAAATGCGTCGCTCAGGTAACAAGGAGGAGAACAAGAGGATCCTGATGGACCTGGATGTGGTGCTGAAAAGCCACGACTGCCCCTACATTGTCCAGTGCTTCGGGACCTTCATCACCAAT ACAGACGTCTTCATTGCCATGGAGCTGATGGGCACATGTGCGGAGAAGCTCAAGAAACGCATCCAGGGGCCCATCCCTGAGAGGATCCTGGGGAAGATGACGGTGGCA ATCGTCAAGGCGCTCTACTACCTGAAGGAGAAGCATGGCGTCATCCACAGAGATGTCAAACCCTCCAACATCCTGCTAGACGAGAGGGGGCAGATAAAGCTGTGTGACTTCGGGATCAGCGGGAGGCTGGTGGACTCGAAGGCCAAGACCCGGAGTGCGGGCTGCGCGGCGTACATGGCG CCTGAAAGGATAGACCCTCCTGATCCCACCAAACCAGACTACGATATCCGAGCGGATGTGTGGAGCCTGGGCATCTCCCTG GTTGAACTGGCTACCGGTCAGTTTCCCTACAAGAACTGTAAAACGGACTTTGAGGTGCTCACCAAGGTATTGCAGGAAGATCCTCCCCTGCTCCCAAACAACATGGGCTTCTCCGTGGACTTTCAGTCCTTCGTTAAAGACTG CCTTACTAAAGATCACAGGAAGAGACCAAAGTACAACAAGCTACTT GAACACAACTTCATCAAGCGTTATGAGACACTGGAAGTGGACGTGGCGTCTTGGTTCAAAGACGTCATGGCCAAGACAGAGTCGCCCCGTACAAGCAGCATTCTCAGCCAGCACCACCTGCCTTTCTTCACCAGGTAG